One window from the genome of Gadus macrocephalus chromosome 7, ASM3116895v1 encodes:
- the LOC132460631 gene encoding zinc finger protein 431-like isoform X3 translates to MESGSVPTLLGSATNLGQQQTPDTISIKVEEDIGGGMPAVEDCDAFGDRSTQRGATSESLGVDGPGSSHMSSHSGELKILSVYGKGEGPLALDGHDTLFTTSEVEALNSMSADRSAAKSLERGERLVRPEELIVQQTPDTISIKVEEDIGGGMPAVEDGNDIRDRSTQRGDTSESLRVDAPGSSHMASHNGELRILSVYGKGEGPLAVYGHDTLFTTSEVEALSSLSADCSVAKSLNCSVRLVRLEELTWHRGGRKGRPGVLCGKVFPNNENMIVPMRTKPDEKPYGCDQCTKSFIGKVHLEIHMRTHTGEKPYKCDQCAKCFSQSGHLKRHMRTHTGEKPYKCDQCMKLFSLNCHLKSHMRTHTGEKPYRCDQCMKLFISKTHLKSHMWTHTGVKPCKPYKCDHCAKCFGQTYALQIHIRTHTGEKPYKCDHCAKRFRQTSQLTGHMRTHTGEKPYKCDHCAKGFGHSSHLKSHMRTHTGEMPYKCDQCAKRFGQPSQLKRHMWTHTGEKPYKCDHCAKSFGQTCHLKSHIRTHTGEIPYKCDQCAERFRESSQLKSHMWTHTGEKPYKCDQCAKRFLTTSHLKSHMWTHTREKPYKCDKCAMRFEQTSTLQIQIHMRSHTGEKLYKCDQCTKLFIRKDKLKIHMRTHTGEKPYKCDQCAKRFSQSNDLKIHMRTHTGEKPYKCDQCTERFIYKACLKSHMKTHTGEKPYRSEQMHEALQSEKAPGGPHVLCILST, encoded by the exons CGGCTCAGCGACAAATCTCGGACAA cagcagaccccggacaccatttcaatcaaggttgaagaggatattggtggaggcatgcccgctgtag AAGACtgtgatgcctttggagaccgtagcacgcagcgcggcgccacctcggagagtctgggtgtggacggccctggctcctcccacatgtccagtcacagcggggagctgaagatcctgagcgtctacggtaaaggggagggcccactggcgttggacggccatgacaccctcttcaccacgtcagaagtggaggccctgaactcgatGTCTGCGGACCGCAGCGcagccaagagcctggagcgcggcgagcggctggtccgCCCTGAAGAGCTGattgtgcag cagaccccagacaccatttcaatcaaggttgaagaggatattggtggaggcatgcccgctgtag aagacggcaatgacatcagagaccgtagcacgcagcgcggcgacacctcagagagtctgcgtgtggacgcccctggctcctcccacatggccagtcacaacggggagctgcggatcctgagcgtctacggaaaaggggagggcccactggcggtgtacggccatgacaccctcttcaccacgtcagaagtggaggccttgagctcgctgtcgGCGGActgcagcgtggccaagagcctgaactgcagcgtgcgGTTGGTCCGCCTCGAGGAACTGACCTGGCATCGgggcggccgcaagggccggcccgggGTCTTGTGTGGCAAGGTTTTTCCCAATAATGAGAATATGATCGTTCCCATGAGGACAAAACCAGACGAGAAGCCGTacgggtgtgaccaatgcacgaagagcttcaTTGGGAAAGTACACTTggagatccacatgaggactcacaccggagagaagccctacaagtgtgaccaatgcgcaaaGTGCTTCAGTCAAAGTGGACACCTGAAGagacacatgaggactcacaccggcgagaaacCCTACAagtgcgaccaatgcatgaagctcTTCAGTCTGAACTGTCacttgaagagccacatgaggactcacaccggggagaagccctacaggtgcgaccaatgcatgaagctcTTCATATCGAAAACGCACTTGAAGAGCCACAtgtggactcacaccggggtGAAGCCCTgcaagccctacaagtgtgaccattgCGCAAAGTGCTTTGGACAAACATACGCCCTTCAGATCCATAttaggactcacaccggggagaagccctacaagtgtgaccattgCGCAAAGCGCTTCAGACAGACAAGCCAGCTTACgggccacatgaggactcacaccggggagaagccctacaagtgtgaccattgCGCAAAGGGCTTTGGACATTCAAGCCATCTtaagagccacatgaggactcacaccggcgagatgccctacaagtgtgaccaatgcgcaaaGCGCTTCGGACAGCCAAGCCAGCTTAAGAGGCACATGTGGACTCacactggggagaagccctacaagtgtgaccattgCGCAAAGAGCTTCGGGCAGACATGCCATCTTAAGAGCCACAtaaggactcacaccggcgagataccctacaagtgtgaccaatgcgcagAGCGCTTCAGAGAGTCAAGCCAGCTTAAGAGTCACAtgtggactcacaccggggagaagccctacaagtgtgaccaatgcgcaaaGCGCTTCTTAACGACAAGCCACCTTAAGAGCCACATGTGGACTCATAccagggagaagccctacaagtgtgacaaATGCGCAATGCGCTTCGAACAGACAAGCACCCTTCAGATCCAGATCCACATGAGgtctcacaccggggagaagctctacaagtgtgaccaatgtacGAAGCTCTTCATTCGGAAAGACaagctgaagatccacatgaggactcacaccggggagaagccctacaagtgtgaccaatgcgcaaagcgcttcagtcaaagtaacgacctgaagatccacatgaggactcacaccggggagaagccctacaagtgtgaccaatgcacggaGCGCTTCATTTATAAAGCCtgcctgaagagccacatgaagactcacaccggagagaagccctacaggtctGAACAAATGCACGAAGCTCTTCAGTCAGAAAAGGCGCCTGGAGGACCACATGTGTtatgtattttaagcacataa
- the LOC132460631 gene encoding zinc finger protein 431-like isoform X8 — MESRSVSTLLCSATNLGQQTPDTISIKVEEDIGGGMPAVEDGNDIRDRSTQRGDTSESLRVDAPGSSHMASHNGELRILSVYGKGEGPLAVYGHDTLFTTSEVEALSSLSADCSVAKSLNCSVRLVRLEELTWHRGGRKGRPGVLCGKVFPNNENMIVPMRTKPDEKPYGCDQCTKSFIGKVHLEIHMRTHTGEKPYKCDQCAKCFSQSGHLKRHMRTHTGEKPYKCDQCMKLFSLNCHLKSHMRTHTGEKPYRCDQCMKLFISKTHLKSHMWTHTGVKPCKPYKCDHCAKCFGQTYALQIHIRTHTGEKPYKCDHCAKRFRQTSQLTGHMRTHTGEKPYKCDHCAKGFGHSSHLKSHMRTHTGEMPYKCDQCAKRFGQPSQLKRHMWTHTGEKPYKCDHCAKSFGQTCHLKSHIRTHTGEIPYKCDQCAERFRESSQLKSHMWTHTGEKPYKCDQCAKRFLTTSHLKSHMWTHTREKPYKCDKCAMRFEQTSTLQIQIHMRSHTGEKLYKCDQCTKLFIRKDKLKIHMRTHTGEKPYKCDQCAKRFSQSNDLKIHMRTHTGEKPYKCDQCTERFIYKACLKSHMKTHTGEKPYRSEQMHEALQSEKAPGGPHVLCILST; from the exons cagaccccagacaccatttcaatcaaggttgaagaggatattggtggaggcatgcccgctgtag aagacggcaatgacatcagagaccgtagcacgcagcgcggcgacacctcagagagtctgcgtgtggacgcccctggctcctcccacatggccagtcacaacggggagctgcggatcctgagcgtctacggaaaaggggagggcccactggcggtgtacggccatgacaccctcttcaccacgtcagaagtggaggccttgagctcgctgtcgGCGGActgcagcgtggccaagagcctgaactgcagcgtgcgGTTGGTCCGCCTCGAGGAACTGACCTGGCATCGgggcggccgcaagggccggcccgggGTCTTGTGTGGCAAGGTTTTTCCCAATAATGAGAATATGATCGTTCCCATGAGGACAAAACCAGACGAGAAGCCGTacgggtgtgaccaatgcacgaagagcttcaTTGGGAAAGTACACTTggagatccacatgaggactcacaccggagagaagccctacaagtgtgaccaatgcgcaaaGTGCTTCAGTCAAAGTGGACACCTGAAGagacacatgaggactcacaccggcgagaaacCCTACAagtgcgaccaatgcatgaagctcTTCAGTCTGAACTGTCacttgaagagccacatgaggactcacaccggggagaagccctacaggtgcgaccaatgcatgaagctcTTCATATCGAAAACGCACTTGAAGAGCCACAtgtggactcacaccggggtGAAGCCCTgcaagccctacaagtgtgaccattgCGCAAAGTGCTTTGGACAAACATACGCCCTTCAGATCCATAttaggactcacaccggggagaagccctacaagtgtgaccattgCGCAAAGCGCTTCAGACAGACAAGCCAGCTTACgggccacatgaggactcacaccggggagaagccctacaagtgtgaccattgCGCAAAGGGCTTTGGACATTCAAGCCATCTtaagagccacatgaggactcacaccggcgagatgccctacaagtgtgaccaatgcgcaaaGCGCTTCGGACAGCCAAGCCAGCTTAAGAGGCACATGTGGACTCacactggggagaagccctacaagtgtgaccattgCGCAAAGAGCTTCGGGCAGACATGCCATCTTAAGAGCCACAtaaggactcacaccggcgagataccctacaagtgtgaccaatgcgcagAGCGCTTCAGAGAGTCAAGCCAGCTTAAGAGTCACAtgtggactcacaccggggagaagccctacaagtgtgaccaatgcgcaaaGCGCTTCTTAACGACAAGCCACCTTAAGAGCCACATGTGGACTCATAccagggagaagccctacaagtgtgacaaATGCGCAATGCGCTTCGAACAGACAAGCACCCTTCAGATCCAGATCCACATGAGgtctcacaccggggagaagctctacaagtgtgaccaatgtacGAAGCTCTTCATTCGGAAAGACaagctgaagatccacatgaggactcacaccggggagaagccctacaagtgtgaccaatgcgcaaagcgcttcagtcaaagtaacgacctgaagatccacatgaggactcacaccggggagaagccctacaagtgtgaccaatgcacggaGCGCTTCATTTATAAAGCCtgcctgaagagccacatgaagactcacaccggagagaagccctacaggtctGAACAAATGCACGAAGCTCTTCAGTCAGAAAAGGCGCCTGGAGGACCACATGTGTtatgtattttaagcacataa
- the LOC132460631 gene encoding zinc finger protein 431-like isoform X9, translating into MPAVEDGNDIRDRSTQRGDTSESLRVDAPGSSHMASHNGELRILSVYGKGEGPLAVYGHDTLFTTSEVEALSSLSADCSVAKSLNCSVRLVRLEELTWHRGGRKGRPGVLCGKVFPNNENMIVPMRTKPDEKPYGCDQCTKSFIGKVHLEIHMRTHTGEKPYKCDQCAKCFSQSGHLKRHMRTHTGEKPYKCDQCMKLFSLNCHLKSHMRTHTGEKPYRCDQCMKLFISKTHLKSHMWTHTGVKPCKPYKCDHCAKCFGQTYALQIHIRTHTGEKPYKCDHCAKRFRQTSQLTGHMRTHTGEKPYKCDHCAKGFGHSSHLKSHMRTHTGEMPYKCDQCAKRFGQPSQLKRHMWTHTGEKPYKCDHCAKSFGQTCHLKSHIRTHTGEIPYKCDQCAERFRESSQLKSHMWTHTGEKPYKCDQCAKRFLTTSHLKSHMWTHTREKPYKCDKCAMRFEQTSTLQIQIHMRSHTGEKLYKCDQCTKLFIRKDKLKIHMRTHTGEKPYKCDQCAKRFSQSNDLKIHMRTHTGEKPYKCDQCTERFIYKACLKSHMKTHTGEKPYRSEQMHEALQSEKAPGGPHVLCILST; encoded by the exons atgcccgctgtag aagacggcaatgacatcagagaccgtagcacgcagcgcggcgacacctcagagagtctgcgtgtggacgcccctggctcctcccacatggccagtcacaacggggagctgcggatcctgagcgtctacggaaaaggggagggcccactggcggtgtacggccatgacaccctcttcaccacgtcagaagtggaggccttgagctcgctgtcgGCGGActgcagcgtggccaagagcctgaactgcagcgtgcgGTTGGTCCGCCTCGAGGAACTGACCTGGCATCGgggcggccgcaagggccggcccgggGTCTTGTGTGGCAAGGTTTTTCCCAATAATGAGAATATGATCGTTCCCATGAGGACAAAACCAGACGAGAAGCCGTacgggtgtgaccaatgcacgaagagcttcaTTGGGAAAGTACACTTggagatccacatgaggactcacaccggagagaagccctacaagtgtgaccaatgcgcaaaGTGCTTCAGTCAAAGTGGACACCTGAAGagacacatgaggactcacaccggcgagaaacCCTACAagtgcgaccaatgcatgaagctcTTCAGTCTGAACTGTCacttgaagagccacatgaggactcacaccggggagaagccctacaggtgcgaccaatgcatgaagctcTTCATATCGAAAACGCACTTGAAGAGCCACAtgtggactcacaccggggtGAAGCCCTgcaagccctacaagtgtgaccattgCGCAAAGTGCTTTGGACAAACATACGCCCTTCAGATCCATAttaggactcacaccggggagaagccctacaagtgtgaccattgCGCAAAGCGCTTCAGACAGACAAGCCAGCTTACgggccacatgaggactcacaccggggagaagccctacaagtgtgaccattgCGCAAAGGGCTTTGGACATTCAAGCCATCTtaagagccacatgaggactcacaccggcgagatgccctacaagtgtgaccaatgcgcaaaGCGCTTCGGACAGCCAAGCCAGCTTAAGAGGCACATGTGGACTCacactggggagaagccctacaagtgtgaccattgCGCAAAGAGCTTCGGGCAGACATGCCATCTTAAGAGCCACAtaaggactcacaccggcgagataccctacaagtgtgaccaatgcgcagAGCGCTTCAGAGAGTCAAGCCAGCTTAAGAGTCACAtgtggactcacaccggggagaagccctacaagtgtgaccaatgcgcaaaGCGCTTCTTAACGACAAGCCACCTTAAGAGCCACATGTGGACTCATAccagggagaagccctacaagtgtgacaaATGCGCAATGCGCTTCGAACAGACAAGCACCCTTCAGATCCAGATCCACATGAGgtctcacaccggggagaagctctacaagtgtgaccaatgtacGAAGCTCTTCATTCGGAAAGACaagctgaagatccacatgaggactcacaccggggagaagccctacaagtgtgaccaatgcgcaaagcgcttcagtcaaagtaacgacctgaagatccacatgaggactcacaccggggagaagccctacaagtgtgaccaatgcacggaGCGCTTCATTTATAAAGCCtgcctgaagagccacatgaagactcacaccggagagaagccctacaggtctGAACAAATGCACGAAGCTCTTCAGTCAGAAAAGGCGCCTGGAGGACCACATGTGTtatgtattttaagcacataa
- the LOC132460631 gene encoding zinc finger protein 431-like isoform X5 — protein sequence MESRSVSTLLCSATNLGQQTPDTISIKVEEDIGGGMPAVEDCDAFGDRSTQRGATSESLGVDGPGSSHMSSHSGELKILSVYGKGEGPLALDGHDTLFTTSEVEALNSMSADRSAAKSLERGERLVRPEELIVQQTPDTISIKVEEDIGGGMPAVEDGNDIRDRSTQRGDTSESLRVDAPGSSHMASHNGELRILSVYGKGEGPLAVYGHDTLFTTSEVEALSSLSADCSVAKSLNCSVRLVRLEELTWHRGGRKGRPGVLCGKVFPNNENMIVPMRTKPDEKPYGCDQCTKSFIGKVHLEIHMRTHTGEKPYKCDQCAKCFSQSGHLKRHMRTHTGEKPYKCDQCMKLFSLNCHLKSHMRTHTGEKPYRCDQCMKLFISKTHLKSHMWTHTGVKPCKPYKCDHCAKCFGQTYALQIHIRTHTGEKPYKCDHCAKRFRQTSQLTGHMRTHTGEKPYKCDHCAKGFGHSSHLKSHMRTHTGEMPYKCDQCAKRFGQPSQLKRHMWTHTGEKPYKCDHCAKSFGQTCHLKSHIRTHTGEIPYKCDQCAERFRESSQLKSHMWTHTGEKPYKCDQCAKRFLTTSHLKSHMWTHTREKPYKCDKCAMRFEQTSTLQIQIHMRSHTGEKLYKCDQCTKLFIRKDKLKIHMRTHTGEKPYKCDQCAKRFSQSNDLKIHMRTHTGEKPYKCDQCTERFIYKACLKSHMKTHTGEKPYRSEQMHEALQSEKAPGGPHVLCILST from the exons AAGACtgtgatgcctttggagaccgtagcacgcagcgcggcgccacctcggagagtctgggtgtggacggccctggctcctcccacatgtccagtcacagcggggagctgaagatcctgagcgtctacggtaaaggggagggcccactggcgttggacggccatgacaccctcttcaccacgtcagaagtggaggccctgaactcgatGTCTGCGGACCGCAGCGcagccaagagcctggagcgcggcgagcggctggtccgCCCTGAAGAGCTGattgtgcag cagaccccagacaccatttcaatcaaggttgaagaggatattggtggaggcatgcccgctgtag aagacggcaatgacatcagagaccgtagcacgcagcgcggcgacacctcagagagtctgcgtgtggacgcccctggctcctcccacatggccagtcacaacggggagctgcggatcctgagcgtctacggaaaaggggagggcccactggcggtgtacggccatgacaccctcttcaccacgtcagaagtggaggccttgagctcgctgtcgGCGGActgcagcgtggccaagagcctgaactgcagcgtgcgGTTGGTCCGCCTCGAGGAACTGACCTGGCATCGgggcggccgcaagggccggcccgggGTCTTGTGTGGCAAGGTTTTTCCCAATAATGAGAATATGATCGTTCCCATGAGGACAAAACCAGACGAGAAGCCGTacgggtgtgaccaatgcacgaagagcttcaTTGGGAAAGTACACTTggagatccacatgaggactcacaccggagagaagccctacaagtgtgaccaatgcgcaaaGTGCTTCAGTCAAAGTGGACACCTGAAGagacacatgaggactcacaccggcgagaaacCCTACAagtgcgaccaatgcatgaagctcTTCAGTCTGAACTGTCacttgaagagccacatgaggactcacaccggggagaagccctacaggtgcgaccaatgcatgaagctcTTCATATCGAAAACGCACTTGAAGAGCCACAtgtggactcacaccggggtGAAGCCCTgcaagccctacaagtgtgaccattgCGCAAAGTGCTTTGGACAAACATACGCCCTTCAGATCCATAttaggactcacaccggggagaagccctacaagtgtgaccattgCGCAAAGCGCTTCAGACAGACAAGCCAGCTTACgggccacatgaggactcacaccggggagaagccctacaagtgtgaccattgCGCAAAGGGCTTTGGACATTCAAGCCATCTtaagagccacatgaggactcacaccggcgagatgccctacaagtgtgaccaatgcgcaaaGCGCTTCGGACAGCCAAGCCAGCTTAAGAGGCACATGTGGACTCacactggggagaagccctacaagtgtgaccattgCGCAAAGAGCTTCGGGCAGACATGCCATCTTAAGAGCCACAtaaggactcacaccggcgagataccctacaagtgtgaccaatgcgcagAGCGCTTCAGAGAGTCAAGCCAGCTTAAGAGTCACAtgtggactcacaccggggagaagccctacaagtgtgaccaatgcgcaaaGCGCTTCTTAACGACAAGCCACCTTAAGAGCCACATGTGGACTCATAccagggagaagccctacaagtgtgacaaATGCGCAATGCGCTTCGAACAGACAAGCACCCTTCAGATCCAGATCCACATGAGgtctcacaccggggagaagctctacaagtgtgaccaatgtacGAAGCTCTTCATTCGGAAAGACaagctgaagatccacatgaggactcacaccggggagaagccctacaagtgtgaccaatgcgcaaagcgcttcagtcaaagtaacgacctgaagatccacatgaggactcacaccggggagaagccctacaagtgtgaccaatgcacggaGCGCTTCATTTATAAAGCCtgcctgaagagccacatgaagactcacaccggagagaagccctacaggtctGAACAAATGCACGAAGCTCTTCAGTCAGAAAAGGCGCCTGGAGGACCACATGTGTtatgtattttaagcacataa
- the LOC132460631 gene encoding zinc finger protein 431-like isoform X4 — MESGSVPTLLGSATNLGQQTPDTISIKVEEDIGGGMPAVEDCDAFGDRSTQRGATSESLGVDGPGSSHMSSHSGELKILSVYGKGEGPLALDGHDTLFTTSEVEALNSMSADRSAAKSLERGERLVRPEELIVQQTPDTISIKVEEDIGGGMPAVEDGNDIRDRSTQRGDTSESLRVDAPGSSHMASHNGELRILSVYGKGEGPLAVYGHDTLFTTSEVEALSSLSADCSVAKSLNCSVRLVRLEELTWHRGGRKGRPGVLCGKVFPNNENMIVPMRTKPDEKPYGCDQCTKSFIGKVHLEIHMRTHTGEKPYKCDQCAKCFSQSGHLKRHMRTHTGEKPYKCDQCMKLFSLNCHLKSHMRTHTGEKPYRCDQCMKLFISKTHLKSHMWTHTGVKPCKPYKCDHCAKCFGQTYALQIHIRTHTGEKPYKCDHCAKRFRQTSQLTGHMRTHTGEKPYKCDHCAKGFGHSSHLKSHMRTHTGEMPYKCDQCAKRFGQPSQLKRHMWTHTGEKPYKCDHCAKSFGQTCHLKSHIRTHTGEIPYKCDQCAERFRESSQLKSHMWTHTGEKPYKCDQCAKRFLTTSHLKSHMWTHTREKPYKCDKCAMRFEQTSTLQIQIHMRSHTGEKLYKCDQCTKLFIRKDKLKIHMRTHTGEKPYKCDQCAKRFSQSNDLKIHMRTHTGEKPYKCDQCTERFIYKACLKSHMKTHTGEKPYRSEQMHEALQSEKAPGGPHVLCILST, encoded by the exons CGGCTCAGCGACAAATCTCGGACAA cagaccccggacaccatttcaatcaaggttgaagaggatattggtggaggcatgcccgctgtag AAGACtgtgatgcctttggagaccgtagcacgcagcgcggcgccacctcggagagtctgggtgtggacggccctggctcctcccacatgtccagtcacagcggggagctgaagatcctgagcgtctacggtaaaggggagggcccactggcgttggacggccatgacaccctcttcaccacgtcagaagtggaggccctgaactcgatGTCTGCGGACCGCAGCGcagccaagagcctggagcgcggcgagcggctggtccgCCCTGAAGAGCTGattgtgcag cagaccccagacaccatttcaatcaaggttgaagaggatattggtggaggcatgcccgctgtag aagacggcaatgacatcagagaccgtagcacgcagcgcggcgacacctcagagagtctgcgtgtggacgcccctggctcctcccacatggccagtcacaacggggagctgcggatcctgagcgtctacggaaaaggggagggcccactggcggtgtacggccatgacaccctcttcaccacgtcagaagtggaggccttgagctcgctgtcgGCGGActgcagcgtggccaagagcctgaactgcagcgtgcgGTTGGTCCGCCTCGAGGAACTGACCTGGCATCGgggcggccgcaagggccggcccgggGTCTTGTGTGGCAAGGTTTTTCCCAATAATGAGAATATGATCGTTCCCATGAGGACAAAACCAGACGAGAAGCCGTacgggtgtgaccaatgcacgaagagcttcaTTGGGAAAGTACACTTggagatccacatgaggactcacaccggagagaagccctacaagtgtgaccaatgcgcaaaGTGCTTCAGTCAAAGTGGACACCTGAAGagacacatgaggactcacaccggcgagaaacCCTACAagtgcgaccaatgcatgaagctcTTCAGTCTGAACTGTCacttgaagagccacatgaggactcacaccggggagaagccctacaggtgcgaccaatgcatgaagctcTTCATATCGAAAACGCACTTGAAGAGCCACAtgtggactcacaccggggtGAAGCCCTgcaagccctacaagtgtgaccattgCGCAAAGTGCTTTGGACAAACATACGCCCTTCAGATCCATAttaggactcacaccggggagaagccctacaagtgtgaccattgCGCAAAGCGCTTCAGACAGACAAGCCAGCTTACgggccacatgaggactcacaccggggagaagccctacaagtgtgaccattgCGCAAAGGGCTTTGGACATTCAAGCCATCTtaagagccacatgaggactcacaccggcgagatgccctacaagtgtgaccaatgcgcaaaGCGCTTCGGACAGCCAAGCCAGCTTAAGAGGCACATGTGGACTCacactggggagaagccctacaagtgtgaccattgCGCAAAGAGCTTCGGGCAGACATGCCATCTTAAGAGCCACAtaaggactcacaccggcgagataccctacaagtgtgaccaatgcgcagAGCGCTTCAGAGAGTCAAGCCAGCTTAAGAGTCACAtgtggactcacaccggggagaagccctacaagtgtgaccaatgcgcaaaGCGCTTCTTAACGACAAGCCACCTTAAGAGCCACATGTGGACTCATAccagggagaagccctacaagtgtgacaaATGCGCAATGCGCTTCGAACAGACAAGCACCCTTCAGATCCAGATCCACATGAGgtctcacaccggggagaagctctacaagtgtgaccaatgtacGAAGCTCTTCATTCGGAAAGACaagctgaagatccacatgaggactcacaccggggagaagccctacaagtgtgaccaatgcgcaaagcgcttcagtcaaagtaacgacctgaagatccacatgaggactcacaccggggagaagccctacaagtgtgaccaatgcacggaGCGCTTCATTTATAAAGCCtgcctgaagagccacatgaagactcacaccggagagaagccctacaggtctGAACAAATGCACGAAGCTCTTCAGTCAGAAAAGGCGCCTGGAGGACCACATGTGTtatgtattttaagcacataa